The Pleuronectes platessa chromosome 23, fPlePla1.1, whole genome shotgun sequence genome contains a region encoding:
- the LOC128430086 gene encoding secretory phospholipase A2 receptor — protein MEGIFIGVLCLSGCLTFSTCLLHQYHFVSDVMNWTEAQSYCREKYTDLATIENTEEMKKLKDTVPAAGHSSKVWIGLYSHIDWKWSDGFNQSGAEYRNWKENQPNNHEADELCVSKDNERKLFDEDCHEQFPFVCYRGTLEDPDFVQVTTAKNWSEAQRHCREHYTDVVTVTNDADRDKIQNLTIPLNLAWIGLYRDPQIYWSDGSNYSFSSWYQGGHPLGSMKVVCVVADLRQGGNWSLISCEERKPFVCYSMRGWCFLE, from the exons atgGAAGGGATCTTCATTGgtgtcttgtgtctctcag GGTGCCTCACCTTCTCCACATGCCTCCTCCATCAGTACCACTTTGTGTCTGATGTAATGAATTGGACTGAAGCTCAGAGCTACTGCAGAGAGAAGTACACAGACCTGGCCACTattgaaaacactgaagaaatgaagaaacttaaAGACACAGTTCCTGCTGCTGGTCACAGCTCTAAGGTTTGGATTGGCCTGTACAGTCATATTGACTGGAAGTGGTCAGATGGGTTCAACCAGAGTGGAGCTGAATATAGGAACTGGAAGGAAAATCAACCAAACAATCATGAAGCCGATGAGCTCTGTGTGTCCAAGGATAATGAAAGGAAATTGTTTGATGAGGACTGCCACGAACAGTTTCCATTTGTCTGCTACAGAG GAACATTAGAGGATCCTGACTTTGTGCAGGTGACTACAGCAAAGAATTGGTCTGAGGCtcagaggcactgcagagaacactACACAGATGTGGTCACTGTGACGAATGACGCTGACAGAGACAAGATACAGAACTTGACAATACCTCTCAATTTGGCATGGATTGGTTTGTACAGAGATCCTCAGATTTACTGGTCCGACGGGAGTAACTACTCATTCAGCTCCTGGTATCAGGGGGGCCACCCACTTGGCTCGATGAAAGTCGTATGTGTTGTTGCAGACTTGAGGCAGGGAGGAAACTGGAGTTTAATTtcctgtgaagaaagaaaaccattTGTCTGCTACAGCATGCGTGGATGGTGCTTCcttgagtga